The following coding sequences lie in one Enterococcus sp. 9E7_DIV0242 genomic window:
- a CDS encoding PTS sugar transporter subunit IIC → MGIINFIIENILTQASITIALIAMLGLVLQKKSTGQVISGTLKTLLGFQVLSAGSSIIVGSLTYFGQIFTEGFQMQGIIPSIEAINGQAMNELGLGRDIALTFLAIFIFNILLARFTKWKYIFLTGQAILWMATMTTVFGYFAGLRGIVLILVGGFIGGVFAIAMPAIAQPIIRKVTGSDDIALGHFCTIGYLFEAGIAKIFGEKGENKKSIEDIKLPSHFEFLQDTYLSVMVVMVPLYIITVLFAGESFASELSGNQNYIMFAFLQAIQFVVGVYVLLAGVRLLLGEIVPAFRGIAMKLVPDAIPALDCPVFFPYSPNAVILGFITTTIGTIIAMFTLPMFGLAMILPGMLTNFFAGGTAGIFGNAVGGRRGAIIGGIAHGFFITLLPALLVTIFNSMGFVNATATDVDTVVAALLYAWLLSPILKAF, encoded by the coding sequence ATGGGCATTATCAATTTTATTATTGAGAACATTTTGACACAGGCATCTATTACTATTGCACTGATTGCGATGCTGGGCTTGGTTTTACAAAAGAAATCAACGGGACAGGTCATTTCCGGAACGTTGAAGACATTGCTGGGCTTTCAAGTATTAAGCGCCGGTTCAAGTATCATTGTTGGTAGCTTGACCTACTTTGGACAGATTTTTACAGAAGGTTTCCAGATGCAGGGGATTATTCCTTCGATCGAGGCAATCAATGGTCAAGCCATGAACGAACTGGGGCTAGGCAGAGACATTGCTTTAACCTTCCTGGCAATTTTTATCTTTAATATTTTACTGGCTCGTTTTACCAAATGGAAATATATCTTTTTAACAGGTCAGGCGATTTTGTGGATGGCAACAATGACGACAGTATTTGGTTATTTTGCTGGTTTGCGTGGCATTGTATTGATTCTGGTAGGTGGGTTTATCGGCGGTGTTTTCGCTATTGCGATGCCTGCGATTGCTCAGCCGATCATTCGAAAAGTTACAGGCTCCGACGATATTGCATTAGGTCATTTTTGTACAATCGGGTATTTATTTGAAGCGGGGATTGCCAAGATTTTTGGTGAGAAAGGCGAAAATAAAAAATCAATTGAAGATATCAAATTACCCTCACATTTTGAGTTTCTACAGGATACGTATTTATCAGTTATGGTGGTAATGGTGCCACTATATATCATTACAGTATTGTTTGCGGGTGAGTCCTTTGCTTCTGAATTATCCGGCAATCAAAACTATATCATGTTTGCGTTTCTTCAAGCGATCCAATTTGTCGTTGGTGTGTATGTACTATTAGCAGGTGTTCGTCTGTTGTTAGGGGAAATTGTACCGGCCTTCCGAGGTATTGCAATGAAGCTCGTGCCAGATGCGATTCCAGCGTTAGATTGTCCGGTGTTCTTTCCGTATAGCCCGAACGCAGTAATACTGGGATTCATCACGACAACGATTGGAACAATTATTGCAATGTTTACACTGCCGATGTTTGGTCTTGCGATGATTCTTCCGGGAATGCTGACGAACTTCTTTGCCGGTGGTACGGCGGGTATCTTTGGGAATGCCGTAGGTGGCAGACGGGGAGCAATCATTGGCGGGATCGCACATGGTTTCTTTATCACCTTGCTACCGGCTTTGTTGGTAACGATTTTCAATTCAATGGGCTTTGTTAACGCAACGGCAACAGATGTAGATACGGTTGTAGCTGCATTACTATATGCGTGGCTGTTAAGCCCTATTTTGAAAGCATTCTAA
- a CDS encoding PTS sugar transporter subunit IIB, producing MNKLNILFVCGAGLGSSFAAQMSAEDVLNKLGVEAKLDHCDISSAVSMRPDVIITAENFRSQFEKFTIDPDTAMIYLKNIVSKVEIEEKITPVLRDKGVI from the coding sequence ATGAACAAATTAAACATTTTATTCGTATGCGGAGCAGGGCTAGGCAGCAGCTTTGCGGCACAGATGTCGGCAGAGGATGTATTGAACAAGCTAGGTGTAGAGGCGAAGCTGGATCATTGTGATATTTCATCAGCCGTATCTATGCGGCCAGATGTGATTATTACAGCTGAAAATTTCCGTTCTCAGTTCGAAAAATTTACGATCGATCCTGATACAGCCATGATTTACTTGAAAAATATTGTTTCAAAAGTTGAGATTGAGGAGAAAATTACTCCTGTCTTACGGGACAAAGGAGTTATTTAA
- a CDS encoding BglG family transcription antiterminator — protein MKTRTVELLQRISVSEYPIKAETLATDFNVSQRTIRTEILEANEWLISKGLPEILTIRNKGFFLKLTAVDEKTLKMALLNLKGDLLNRKERTFDIVLAIAYGKNPVYLNRKEEEFQISKSTMDEDMRRLRADLLKYGIEIVSYGRQGLSYKGSERSIRTMIYDLINQNLDMIGFSMGKDPQVTPVQKIFNKYIDLNDIKKLDEIYSSKRSKQENDIYKNQILLFTLIWLQRVKRHELISAVSWKNGEFEDNSFSDFIDKIIKEFQLEDVPQVERNYICFTIETFNTRDISNTLEWVQAQLLTIQMIQFVENETHIPFHLKEEMLWESLYKHMAALIIRIKNDVQVFNPLKENIRINYFPIYRAVSQFIPTLEEVVGGKVIEDERAFLVIHFSTVASAINRDLTYIYKSVVVCNHGLATGNLLAENLKEKFPQIEIVAVLSSKEVELVDKLDVDLIFSTFKLAYSNKPVLVIDPILTEANSPIVEDFLRRNDELQRLEANGNESTELFTKILSIVEESGGRVDRTIYSKLETLFEKKNLEINKREIQPMLKDILTDNHIMIKEKAATWNEAIERTAKPLVKENIIEKRYVDAMIHAVEEYGPYIVIGKHLALAHARPEDGANKLGLSVATIDQPIHFGNPEMDPVKIIFCLAAVDSYSHLTIMKELIELINDESKLNQLIDCTTIASFKQLLFSKKEEG, from the coding sequence ATGAAAACAAGAACGGTTGAATTGCTTCAACGAATTAGCGTATCAGAGTATCCAATCAAAGCAGAGACACTGGCAACTGATTTTAATGTGAGTCAGCGTACGATTCGAACAGAAATTCTTGAGGCAAATGAGTGGTTGATCAGTAAAGGTCTGCCGGAAATTCTGACGATTCGAAACAAAGGTTTTTTTCTAAAGCTAACTGCTGTTGATGAGAAAACATTGAAAATGGCCCTACTGAATTTAAAAGGTGATTTACTAAATCGAAAGGAAAGAACCTTTGATATTGTCTTAGCTATTGCTTATGGAAAAAATCCGGTGTATCTAAATCGCAAAGAAGAAGAGTTCCAAATCTCTAAAAGTACGATGGATGAGGACATGCGGAGACTGAGGGCAGATTTACTGAAATATGGGATAGAAATCGTTAGTTATGGGAGGCAAGGGTTGTCGTATAAAGGATCTGAGCGATCGATTCGCACGATGATCTACGATTTAATCAATCAAAATTTGGATATGATTGGGTTTTCCATGGGGAAAGACCCACAGGTGACACCGGTACAAAAAATTTTTAACAAGTACATTGATTTAAATGATATCAAAAAGCTGGATGAAATTTATTCGAGTAAGCGGTCCAAACAGGAAAATGATATTTACAAAAATCAGATCCTACTGTTTACGTTGATTTGGCTACAGCGAGTGAAAAGGCATGAGCTGATTTCAGCAGTAAGCTGGAAAAACGGGGAGTTTGAAGACAATAGCTTTTCTGATTTTATTGATAAGATCATCAAGGAATTTCAACTGGAAGATGTGCCTCAGGTAGAACGCAACTATATCTGTTTTACGATCGAAACGTTCAATACAAGGGATATTTCAAACACACTAGAGTGGGTACAGGCGCAGCTGCTGACGATTCAGATGATTCAATTTGTAGAGAACGAGACACATATTCCCTTTCATTTAAAAGAAGAAATGCTATGGGAAAGCCTATATAAGCATATGGCAGCCTTGATTATTCGGATAAAAAATGATGTCCAAGTCTTTAATCCACTAAAAGAGAATATTCGAATAAACTACTTCCCAATCTATCGTGCGGTGTCCCAATTTATCCCGACACTTGAAGAGGTTGTTGGAGGCAAAGTCATTGAAGATGAGCGAGCTTTTCTGGTCATTCATTTTTCCACAGTAGCCAGCGCAATCAATCGTGACCTAACCTATATTTATAAATCGGTGGTTGTGTGCAACCACGGTCTGGCCACAGGGAATTTACTGGCAGAGAATTTGAAAGAAAAATTTCCGCAAATTGAAATCGTTGCGGTATTGAGCTCGAAGGAAGTCGAGCTGGTAGATAAACTAGATGTCGATTTGATTTTTAGTACCTTCAAACTGGCATACAGCAACAAACCTGTTCTGGTAATCGATCCAATTCTTACGGAGGCGAATAGTCCAATAGTCGAAGATTTTTTGCGAAGAAATGATGAGCTGCAACGATTGGAGGCGAATGGGAATGAGTCCACGGAGCTGTTTACTAAAATTTTAAGCATAGTAGAAGAAAGCGGCGGTCGGGTCGATCGAACAATCTATTCCAAACTGGAAACACTGTTTGAGAAAAAGAATTTAGAAATCAATAAAAGGGAGATCCAGCCAATGTTAAAAGATATTTTGACAGATAACCACATCATGATTAAAGAAAAAGCAGCAACATGGAACGAAGCAATTGAGCGTACCGCAAAGCCGCTAGTTAAAGAAAATATTATTGAAAAGCGATATGTTGATGCCATGATTCATGCAGTAGAGGAGTATGGGCCATACATTGTGATAGGGAAACATTTGGCTTTAGCGCACGCTAGGCCAGAAGACGGTGCCAATAAATTAGGGCTCAGTGTAGCTACGATAGACCAGCCTATTCATTTTGGGAATCCGGAGATGGACCCGGTAAAAATCATCTTCTGCTTGGCCGCGGTCGATTCGTACTCACACCTGACGATCATGAAAGAATTGATCGAGCTGATCAACGATGAGTCAAAGCTGAATCAGCTGATTGATTGCACAACGATTGCCAGCTTCAAACAACTGCTTTTTTCAAAAAAAGAGGAGGGGTGA
- a CDS encoding TIGR02328 family protein, whose amino-acid sequence MRLWHEQLISVLPRQQLLGQHRECCALRGNGWGKNHATVNYVFNYSPYKLFQYHTLVMDEMIFRGYTPSIQWRDPFYRGTNCLAYKQLKEEKLEVPIYPEHNNAYLSECILNLNQKGIFI is encoded by the coding sequence ATGCGACTATGGCATGAACAGCTGATTTCGGTTCTACCTAGACAACAGCTCTTAGGACAACATAGAGAATGCTGTGCGTTACGGGGGAATGGTTGGGGGAAAAATCATGCTACGGTAAACTATGTATTTAATTATTCACCTTATAAATTATTTCAATACCATACACTTGTTATGGATGAAATGATTTTTAGAGGCTACACGCCTTCGATACAGTGGAGAGATCCTTTCTATCGAGGAACGAATTGTCTTGCGTACAAACAACTAAAAGAAGAAAAGTTAGAAGTGCCTATTTATCCTGAACATAACAATGCCTACTTATCCGAGTGTATTTTAAACTTGAATCAAAAAGGAATTTTTATTTAA
- a CDS encoding GNAT family N-acetyltransferase: MSLTHTGTQTITTSRLILRPFHKEDNASMRKYWVSNPAIQKMYSEPIYTTEAETAALLDKWITSYANQNYYRWAIRLKEKDDCIGQIAYFLVDDTNHFGEIEYCIGEEFQNQGLMTEAVTAILHYGFEQIHLNKVQVCHKSTNMPSQRVIEKSGFVYEGTLRDYFYMDGEYVDRLYYSILQHEWTELQEAAEI, from the coding sequence ATGTCATTGACACATACTGGAACACAGACGATTACCACTTCCAGACTGATACTTCGCCCTTTTCATAAAGAGGACAATGCTTCCATGAGAAAGTATTGGGTCAGTAATCCAGCTATTCAAAAAATGTATTCTGAACCCATCTATACTACTGAAGCAGAAACAGCAGCTCTTTTGGATAAATGGATCACATCTTATGCCAATCAGAACTATTACCGATGGGCCATCAGGCTAAAAGAAAAGGATGACTGTATCGGGCAAATCGCTTATTTCTTGGTAGATGATACCAATCATTTTGGAGAAATCGAATATTGTATAGGGGAAGAATTTCAAAATCAGGGGCTGATGACTGAAGCGGTCACCGCCATTCTACACTACGGATTCGAGCAAATTCACTTAAACAAAGTACAAGTCTGCCACAAATCCACAAATATGCCTTCTCAGCGAGTAATTGAAAAAAGCGGCTTCGTTTACGAGGGGACATTACGAGACTATTTTTATATGGACGGTGAGTATGTCGATCGGTTGTATTACTCGATACTACAGCACGAATGGACGGAATTACAGGAAGCGGCTGAAATATAA
- the ald gene encoding alanine dehydrogenase, translating to MKIGIPKEIKVGENRVALPAAGVLDLVNAGHEVFVETNAGAGASIKDEEYTAVGAVIVATADEAWAQEMVLKVKEPLEEEYKFLREDLVLFTYLHLAANKPLAEELMKSKIKTIAYESVQLETGALPLLSPMSEVAGKLATQIGAKCLEKVPNGKGILLGGVPGVRKGNVTIIGGGISGTNAAKVALGMGADVTILDVSTKRLQELDDQFGGSVKTLMSNQFNIQGSVKDADLVIGAVLLPGHKAPVLVTEEMVQSMPEHSVIVDIAIDQGGIFETIDKVTTHDQPTYTKHGVIHYAVANMPGAVPQTSAYALANATLPYVMELANKGFEESIKQNPALKKGVNTIDGAMTNPAVAADLDLPYTDVETFIG from the coding sequence ATGAAAATTGGTATCCCGAAGGAAATAAAGGTCGGTGAGAATCGTGTGGCATTGCCCGCAGCAGGTGTGTTGGATTTGGTCAATGCTGGACATGAAGTATTTGTAGAAACAAACGCTGGAGCAGGGGCTTCGATCAAAGATGAAGAGTATACAGCTGTTGGTGCGGTAATAGTAGCTACAGCGGATGAAGCATGGGCTCAAGAAATGGTGCTAAAGGTTAAAGAGCCTTTAGAAGAAGAGTATAAATTTTTGAGAGAAGATCTGGTTCTGTTCACATATCTTCACTTGGCAGCGAATAAACCGTTAGCAGAAGAGCTGATGAAGAGCAAGATCAAAACAATCGCTTATGAAAGTGTACAGCTTGAGACAGGTGCATTGCCGCTACTATCGCCAATGAGTGAGGTTGCCGGTAAATTGGCAACACAGATTGGAGCAAAATGCTTAGAGAAGGTTCCTAACGGGAAAGGAATCTTATTAGGTGGTGTTCCAGGGGTGCGAAAAGGAAATGTGACGATTATCGGTGGCGGTATTTCAGGAACCAATGCAGCAAAGGTTGCTTTAGGAATGGGCGCAGATGTGACGATTTTGGATGTAAGCACCAAACGTCTACAGGAGCTGGATGATCAATTTGGTGGTTCTGTGAAAACGCTGATGTCGAATCAATTCAATATCCAAGGCTCTGTAAAAGATGCAGACTTGGTAATTGGAGCTGTTTTATTACCAGGTCATAAAGCCCCTGTATTGGTAACAGAAGAAATGGTGCAATCCATGCCTGAGCATTCAGTAATCGTTGATATCGCAATCGATCAAGGCGGTATTTTTGAAACAATTGATAAGGTAACAACACATGACCAACCGACTTATACGAAGCATGGCGTGATTCACTATGCTGTTGCCAATATGCCGGGAGCTGTACCGCAAACCTCTGCGTATGCTCTAGCAAATGCAACATTACCTTATGTAATGGAGCTGGCCAACAAAGGCTTTGAAGAAAGTATCAAACAAAATCCGGCATTGAAAAAAGGGGTCAACACAATTGACGGCGCTATGACCAATCCGGCAGTAGCTGCTGATTTGGATTTACCTTACACAGATGTTGAAACATTTATTGGTTAA
- a CDS encoding hexose kinase, whose amino-acid sequence MILTITMNPSVDMSYPLPNLQLDAVNRVEQVSKTAGGKGLNVSRVLHQLDKELLATGVIGGHLGAFIKDKLSEAGISHDFTEIKEESRNSIAILHDHGQQTELLEKGPTVTQEEEERFIQHYQKLLESSSLVTISGSLAAGLSADLYEQLIALAKEKNIPVLLDTSGGALRGAVISGTPPFLIKPNETEVAELLSVDRAEKESLIEQLQHSIFQGIEWIVVSMGAAGAVAKHGDVLYRVTIPKIEVVNPVGSGDATLAGLAAGIYAGCSDEDILKWGMTTGMLNAMEEKTGCIDPQGINELFHQIQVEKIQ is encoded by the coding sequence ATGATTTTGACGATAACAATGAACCCTTCTGTGGATATGTCCTATCCACTGCCGAATTTACAGCTGGATGCTGTTAATCGGGTGGAGCAGGTGTCAAAAACGGCTGGGGGAAAGGGCTTGAATGTTTCACGTGTCTTGCATCAGCTGGATAAGGAGCTCTTGGCAACAGGAGTTATTGGTGGACATCTAGGTGCGTTCATTAAAGATAAGCTATCTGAGGCTGGGATTTCGCATGATTTCACTGAGATAAAGGAAGAATCGCGCAATTCGATTGCTATTCTGCATGATCATGGGCAGCAAACAGAGCTTTTGGAAAAGGGACCTACAGTTACACAAGAAGAGGAAGAACGATTTATTCAACACTACCAAAAGCTGTTGGAAAGCAGTTCCTTAGTGACCATTTCCGGCAGTTTGGCAGCCGGATTATCTGCTGATTTGTATGAGCAATTGATTGCTTTGGCAAAAGAAAAAAATATTCCGGTTTTACTGGATACGTCGGGAGGGGCACTGCGAGGTGCAGTGATTTCTGGCACTCCACCTTTTTTGATCAAACCTAATGAGACGGAAGTTGCAGAGCTGTTGTCTGTCGATAGAGCGGAAAAGGAAAGCTTGATTGAGCAGTTGCAGCACTCAATATTTCAGGGCATTGAATGGATTGTCGTGTCTATGGGGGCAGCGGGTGCTGTGGCTAAGCACGGGGATGTCCTGTATCGTGTGACAATTCCGAAAATAGAAGTGGTTAATCCTGTAGGTTCGGGCGATGCGACATTAGCGGGTCTGGCAGCCGGAATCTATGCAGGCTGTTCAGATGAAGACATCCTGAAATGGGGGATGACAACAGGAATGTTGAATGCTATGGAAGAGAAGACGGGGTGTATCGATCCGCAAGGGATCAACGAGCTATTTCATCAGATTCAAGTTGAGAAAATCCAGTAA
- the lacD gene encoding tagatose-bisphosphate aldolase — translation MLKLSKEKKAAMDRLSTKDGLIEALAIDQRGALKKMITALGKEASGEQISDFKEVVSKDLTPFASSILLDPEYGLAAAQARDEQAGLLLAYEKTGYDASTPGRLPDLLEDWSVLRLKEKGADAIKFLLYYDVDEAPEINHLKHVFIERLGSECIGEDIPFYLELVSYDAEISDAASTEYAKIKPHKVIEMMKEFSKDKYKVDVLKVEVPVNMNYVAGFSEEGVAPIYSREEGLAYFKEQSEATHLPFIFLSAGVSASLFQQTLEFAKEAGSTFNGVLCGRATWKNGVEPFVKDGETSAHDWLLSEGKSNIETLNEVVNRTASSWHDKVEVE, via the coding sequence ATGTTGAAATTAAGTAAAGAGAAAAAAGCGGCAATGGACCGCTTGTCAACAAAAGATGGGCTGATCGAGGCGTTGGCAATCGATCAGCGTGGGGCGTTGAAAAAAATGATCACCGCGCTTGGAAAAGAAGCGAGCGGAGAACAAATCAGTGATTTTAAAGAAGTTGTATCGAAAGACCTGACACCATTTGCTTCATCGATCTTACTTGATCCTGAATACGGCTTGGCGGCAGCACAAGCACGGGACGAACAAGCAGGCTTATTATTAGCCTACGAAAAAACTGGCTACGATGCGTCTACACCTGGTCGTCTGCCAGATCTTTTAGAGGATTGGTCCGTTCTTCGATTGAAAGAAAAGGGAGCGGATGCAATTAAATTTCTATTGTATTATGACGTAGATGAAGCACCGGAGATCAATCATTTGAAGCATGTCTTTATTGAACGTTTGGGTAGCGAGTGTATAGGTGAGGATATCCCGTTCTATTTAGAATTGGTTTCCTATGATGCGGAGATTTCTGATGCTGCATCTACTGAGTATGCAAAAATCAAACCGCATAAAGTCATTGAAATGATGAAGGAGTTTTCTAAGGATAAATATAAAGTGGATGTGTTGAAAGTCGAAGTACCCGTCAACATGAATTATGTGGCTGGCTTTTCAGAAGAAGGTGTGGCTCCTATTTATTCAAGAGAAGAAGGCTTGGCATACTTTAAGGAACAAAGTGAAGCTACACATTTGCCATTTATTTTCCTGAGTGCCGGTGTATCGGCTAGTCTATTCCAACAAACACTGGAGTTTGCCAAGGAAGCCGGTTCGACCTTCAATGGTGTTCTTTGCGGGAGAGCAACTTGGAAGAACGGTGTAGAGCCTTTTGTGAAAGACGGCGAAACATCAGCCCATGACTGGCTGCTTTCGGAAGGGAAATCCAACATTGAAACCTTGAATGAAGTAGTCAATCGGACAGCGTCTTCTTGGCACGATAAAGTGGAAGTAGAGTAG
- the nagA gene encoding N-acetylglucosamine-6-phosphate deacetylase, protein MSKYFIYADRFFLKGGVETSGYLTVVDGQFGAFVKEKPSGKIVDYSGCWIAPGLVDTHIHGFMGHDVMDNNFDGIKEMSKGLLSCGVTSFLPTTLTAGVETLNEVTASIGKRYQEVEGAKIQGIFFEGPFFTEEHKGAQNPGYFSDPDIEVFNHWQKLANGLIKKIALAPERQGASEFIQAVTAQGVAVALGHSSASYQQAKDAIHAGASIFVHTYNGMSGLNHREPGMVGAAMHTKEAVAELICDGHHVHPAAAEILIRTKTPEKTALITDCMRAGGMPEGEYTLGEFPVDVKEGAARLTSNGSLAGSILQLFDGVKNVIAWDIATVEEAIKMASFVPAQSVNIDDRCGSIQAGLPADFLVIRPDMTLLETYLDGCSVYKNNEKK, encoded by the coding sequence ATGAGTAAGTACTTTATTTATGCAGACCGTTTCTTTTTAAAAGGTGGTGTGGAAACGAGTGGCTATTTAACGGTCGTTGATGGACAGTTTGGTGCGTTTGTGAAAGAGAAACCATCCGGAAAAATTGTTGACTACAGTGGTTGTTGGATTGCTCCGGGACTAGTAGATACGCATATCCACGGCTTTATGGGGCATGATGTCATGGATAATAATTTTGATGGAATCAAGGAAATGTCAAAAGGATTACTTAGCTGTGGGGTGACCTCCTTCTTACCAACAACTTTGACAGCCGGAGTTGAGACTCTGAACGAAGTGACTGCTTCAATTGGTAAGCGATATCAGGAAGTAGAAGGGGCGAAAATTCAAGGGATCTTCTTCGAAGGACCATTTTTTACAGAAGAGCATAAGGGCGCTCAAAATCCTGGTTATTTCTCCGATCCGGATATAGAGGTATTCAATCATTGGCAGAAGTTAGCGAATGGGCTGATCAAAAAAATTGCTTTGGCACCGGAAAGGCAAGGCGCTTCGGAGTTTATCCAAGCTGTAACAGCGCAAGGTGTAGCTGTGGCTTTGGGGCATAGTTCTGCTTCTTACCAACAGGCGAAAGATGCTATTCATGCTGGTGCGTCTATTTTTGTCCATACCTATAATGGCATGAGCGGATTGAATCATCGGGAACCGGGGATGGTCGGTGCGGCAATGCATACAAAAGAAGCTGTTGCCGAGCTGATTTGCGATGGTCATCATGTTCATCCTGCGGCAGCTGAGATCCTGATTCGAACCAAAACACCGGAAAAGACAGCCTTAATTACAGATTGCATGCGCGCCGGGGGTATGCCAGAAGGGGAATATACCTTGGGTGAATTTCCTGTTGATGTGAAAGAAGGTGCGGCAAGGCTGACTTCTAATGGTAGTCTGGCCGGTAGTATTCTGCAACTGTTTGATGGGGTGAAAAATGTTATTGCATGGGATATTGCGACAGTAGAAGAAGCAATCAAAATGGCTTCTTTTGTTCCGGCACAAAGTGTGAACATTGACGATCGATGTGGCAGTATTCAGGCTGGCTTGCCCGCTGATTTTCTGGTGATCCGACCAGATATGACCTTATTGGAAACCTATCTGGATGGCTGTTCAGTGTATAAAAATAATGAGAAGAAGTAA
- a CDS encoding SIS domain-containing protein, whose amino-acid sequence MFEKTADILKEMGADITTGEIKQQPELWQETLEIYKKNEEAIYAFLEKIKRETQRKIRVIFTGAGTSQYVGDTLVPYLTRQGDTRNFSFESIGTTDIVGAPYDYLLPEEPTILVSFARSGNSPESLAAVAVADKLVKQLYHITITCAADGQLALAAEGKENILLLLMPPKSNDKGFAMTGSFTCMTLSALLIFDQEVLAQKEAYIQAMQEMGREVIQREAEIQTVLARDYHRIVYLGSGSLSGLTREAQLKVLELTAGQIATVFDSSLGFRHGPKSFVDKQTLLFVFVNNDGYTRKYDLDILSEVQGDGIAAAVVGIGQQVEDSLIGTPFVYSNKEVLLPEAYLAFPDILFAQTVALHSSIKVGNTPDTPSPTGTVNRVVQGVTIHEL is encoded by the coding sequence ATGTTTGAAAAAACGGCAGACATTTTAAAAGAAATGGGTGCGGATATCACAACAGGTGAAATCAAACAACAGCCTGAATTATGGCAGGAAACACTGGAAATTTACAAAAAGAATGAGGAAGCAATTTATGCTTTTCTTGAGAAGATAAAAAGGGAGACCCAGCGGAAAATCCGAGTGATTTTCACGGGTGCCGGCACCTCTCAGTATGTTGGAGATACCTTAGTCCCTTATCTAACGAGACAAGGAGACACCCGTAACTTTTCATTTGAAAGTATCGGAACAACAGATATTGTGGGAGCACCGTATGACTATTTACTGCCTGAGGAACCAACTATTCTGGTTTCATTTGCACGAAGCGGGAATTCGCCAGAGAGCTTAGCCGCAGTTGCGGTAGCGGATAAATTGGTCAAACAGCTTTACCATATCACGATCACCTGTGCAGCGGACGGGCAACTGGCATTGGCTGCTGAAGGGAAAGAGAACATTTTGTTGCTGTTAATGCCGCCAAAATCAAATGACAAAGGATTTGCAATGACAGGCAGCTTTACCTGTATGACATTAAGTGCGTTGTTGATTTTTGATCAGGAGGTGCTTGCTCAAAAAGAAGCATACATACAGGCAATGCAGGAAATGGGACGTGAGGTCATTCAACGTGAGGCTGAAATTCAAACAGTTTTGGCTCGCGATTACCATCGAATCGTTTATCTAGGCTCCGGCTCGCTGAGCGGATTGACGAGAGAGGCGCAGCTGAAAGTATTAGAGCTGACAGCTGGACAGATTGCAACGGTATTTGATTCCTCCTTAGGCTTCAGACATGGACCAAAATCATTTGTGGATAAGCAGACATTGTTGTTTGTATTTGTTAATAATGATGGTTATACAAGAAAATATGATTTGGATATTTTATCTGAAGTTCAAGGCGATGGGATTGCCGCTGCTGTTGTCGGCATTGGTCAACAAGTAGAAGACTCCCTCATAGGGACACCGTTTGTCTATTCAAACAAAGAAGTTCTATTGCCGGAAGCCTATCTGGCATTCCCGGATATTTTGTTTGCTCAAACCGTGGCACTGCACAGCTCGATCAAGGTCGGAAATACACCGGATACACCTTCACCTACAGGTACTGTCAATCGTGTGGTTCAGGGTGTGACAATCCACGAGCTTTAA